The proteins below are encoded in one region of Pontibacter deserti:
- a CDS encoding TonB-dependent receptor plug domain-containing protein: MKSPIKKYTLHLLPALLVILITIPVAAQQLTGKVTDAANPGQPIIGASVAWKGTTHATTTNATGDFTLTFSDSIISEIIVNYVGYTSQTINVTGKQSVIVSLSPNSTLKEVVIEGQQERFSSISPTNSQIITNRDLEKSACCNLAESFETSASVEVSTTDAVSGAKQIQMLGLDGAYTLLTTDNVPALQGLATPYRLNYLSGTFIESIDIIKGMGSVLNGYESISGQVNVKLKDPEKTERLYLNLYGNTQGKFDANVNVGVQVNKVWSTALMLHTAQLHHRSDRNNDGFMDLPLNSQYNVYNKWKYNNGNFISEFGVNALREDRIGGQMDFEKGSEVYYGTTSETERVSAYNKTSYTFDGKPYQSIGLISSASNHVFDSKYGNRIYDGNQQNSNVRLIFQSIIGHTGHTYKTGLSYTYDNTEEKLDLTRFKRTEHVPGAFAEYIFNNSNNLTIVAGSRVDFHNLYGTVFSPRLNVKFDATRNTIFRIAAGKGFRVANPIAENTASLVSSRAFVFENNLKPEEAWNIGGSFTQYFELAGRPGAFITDYYYTNFTNQVVADMYTTHGQVRFSNLDGKSFAKSFQAELQYEVLKGFDVKAAYKYYDVKATYNGELRQKPMVPEHRFFVNLGFATPFDKWRADLTTQYFGVMPLAYSEKQNGAEMPRASEQFVVLNGQVSRAFKRWELYTGVENLLNYRQPSPIVGASDPFGPDFDASMVWGPIAGRVVYAGLRFKIN; the protein is encoded by the coding sequence ATGAAATCCCCTATTAAGAAATATACTTTACATCTGCTGCCGGCTTTACTGGTTATACTTATAACTATACCTGTGGCAGCACAACAACTTACCGGCAAGGTTACAGATGCAGCCAACCCCGGGCAACCCATTATAGGTGCCAGCGTGGCCTGGAAAGGCACCACCCATGCCACCACTACCAACGCCACCGGCGACTTTACACTTACCTTTTCTGATTCCATTATTTCAGAGATTATAGTTAACTATGTTGGCTATACTTCGCAGACCATAAATGTAACTGGCAAGCAATCGGTTATAGTTAGCCTGAGCCCAAACAGCACCCTGAAAGAAGTAGTGATAGAAGGCCAACAGGAACGGTTTTCTTCCATATCGCCAACTAACTCCCAGATTATCACGAACCGCGACCTCGAGAAATCAGCGTGCTGTAACCTGGCTGAAAGCTTCGAGACCAGTGCATCAGTTGAAGTGTCGACCACCGATGCCGTTTCAGGAGCGAAGCAGATACAGATGCTGGGTTTAGATGGCGCTTATACTTTACTGACAACAGACAATGTGCCGGCACTGCAAGGACTGGCCACACCTTACAGACTTAATTACCTATCCGGTACTTTTATCGAATCCATTGACATCATAAAAGGAATGGGATCTGTACTGAATGGGTATGAATCGATTTCGGGGCAGGTGAACGTGAAACTGAAAGATCCGGAGAAAACAGAACGGCTATACCTGAACCTGTATGGCAACACGCAGGGCAAGTTTGATGCGAATGTAAATGTAGGCGTACAGGTAAACAAAGTATGGTCTACGGCGCTGATGCTGCATACGGCACAACTGCATCACCGCTCCGACCGCAACAACGATGGTTTTATGGACCTGCCCCTGAACAGCCAGTACAATGTGTACAACAAGTGGAAGTATAACAATGGCAATTTTATATCGGAGTTTGGGGTAAATGCCTTGCGCGAAGACCGTATAGGTGGCCAGATGGATTTTGAAAAAGGCTCTGAAGTATACTATGGTACCACTTCCGAAACAGAGCGCGTATCGGCTTACAATAAAACATCTTATACCTTCGATGGCAAACCTTACCAAAGTATAGGCCTGATCAGCTCAGCTTCAAACCACGTGTTCGACTCAAAGTATGGCAACCGGATTTATGATGGCAACCAGCAAAACTCGAATGTGCGTTTGATTTTCCAGTCAATTATCGGACACACAGGGCATACTTATAAAACTGGACTAAGCTATACCTATGATAACACAGAGGAAAAACTGGACCTTACCAGATTTAAAAGAACGGAACATGTACCGGGCGCTTTTGCTGAGTATATCTTTAACAATTCTAACAATCTAACTATAGTTGCCGGCAGCCGTGTGGATTTCCACAATCTGTATGGCACTGTTTTCTCGCCACGCCTGAACGTAAAGTTTGATGCCACCAGGAACACCATTTTCAGGATAGCGGCAGGCAAAGGCTTCAGGGTAGCCAACCCAATAGCCGAAAACACAGCCAGTCTGGTTAGCAGTCGTGCCTTTGTTTTCGAAAATAACTTAAAACCAGAAGAAGCGTGGAATATTGGCGGTTCTTTCACCCAGTACTTTGAACTTGCCGGCAGACCGGGCGCCTTCATCACAGATTATTATTACACCAATTTCACAAATCAGGTAGTGGCCGATATGTACACCACCCACGGGCAGGTGCGGTTCTCAAACCTGGATGGAAAGTCGTTTGCTAAGAGTTTTCAGGCAGAGTTGCAATATGAAGTGCTGAAAGGCTTTGATGTGAAAGCAGCTTATAAGTACTACGATGTAAAAGCAACTTATAACGGAGAACTGCGCCAGAAACCCATGGTACCGGAACATCGCTTTTTTGTAAATTTAGGTTTTGCTACCCCGTTCGATAAATGGCGCGCCGACCTGACTACACAATACTTTGGTGTAATGCCGCTGGCTTATTCGGAGAAGCAAAATGGTGCTGAGATGCCCCGCGCCTCTGAGCAGTTTGTTGTGCTGAACGGGCAAGTTTCGCGCGCATTTAAGCGTTGGGAACTATACACTGGCGTTGAGAATTTACTAAATTACCGGCAGCCTTCGCCTATAGTTGGCGCTTCTGATCCGTTTGGCCCTGATTTTGATGCCAGCATGGTTTGGGGGCCAATTGCAGGAAGAGTAGTTTACGCCGGACTCAGATTCAAAATAAATTAA
- a CDS encoding heavy-metal-associated domain-containing protein, with product MNKLKVLLLSMVLALVSFATQAQTQDANQKTITIKTSAVCDMCKSTIEKAMAYEKGVKSSSLDVDSKLLTVVFDTRKTDANKLKKAVTEVGYDADELPAQERAYNKLDDCCKKGAH from the coding sequence ATGAATAAGCTAAAAGTATTATTACTTTCGATGGTACTGGCATTGGTAAGCTTTGCCACGCAAGCGCAAACTCAGGACGCTAATCAAAAAACTATCACGATCAAAACATCAGCTGTTTGCGACATGTGTAAAAGCACTATTGAGAAAGCTATGGCCTACGAAAAAGGAGTAAAATCTTCTTCACTGGATGTAGATTCTAAATTGCTAACTGTTGTTTTTGATACCCGCAAAACCGATGCAAACAAGTTAAAGAAAGCAGTAACAGAGGTTGGTTATGATGCAGATGAGCTACCTGCCCAGGAGCGCGCCTATAACAAACTGGACGATTGCTGCAAAAAAGGAGCACACTAG
- a CDS encoding fatty acid desaturase, producing the protein MATIKKDSRGIAIAATIIVTWSALLVYLLAFFKVDLTSPLPYLFMLVQMHLYTGLFITAHDAMHGVAAPGRRKLNKAIGTITAFLFAYNWYPRLLPRHHQHHKHVATEQDPDYYHGSFWPWYFSFLKQYITWWQLLMMAVTFNLLKFFFPVENVVMFWMLPAILATFQLFYFGTYLPHRGEHAPDNLHKSGTQHKNHFWAFISCYFFGYHYEHHDKPYLPWWQLYKVKG; encoded by the coding sequence ATGGCAACAATAAAGAAAGATAGCAGGGGAATTGCGATTGCGGCGACTATAATTGTTACCTGGTCAGCATTACTGGTTTACCTGCTGGCGTTTTTTAAAGTTGATTTAACATCTCCGCTTCCTTACCTTTTTATGCTGGTGCAGATGCACTTGTATACCGGCCTTTTCATTACTGCTCACGATGCCATGCATGGCGTAGCTGCCCCTGGCAGACGCAAATTAAATAAAGCTATCGGAACTATAACGGCCTTTCTGTTTGCCTATAACTGGTATCCCAGGTTATTGCCTCGCCACCACCAGCACCACAAACATGTAGCTACAGAGCAAGACCCGGACTATTATCATGGCTCATTCTGGCCCTGGTATTTCAGTTTTCTGAAGCAGTACATAACTTGGTGGCAATTACTAATGATGGCTGTTACGTTTAATCTGCTGAAGTTTTTTTTCCCGGTAGAGAATGTGGTGATGTTCTGGATGCTTCCAGCTATACTTGCTACATTCCAGTTATTTTATTTTGGAACCTACCTGCCGCACCGTGGAGAACATGCTCCGGATAATCTGCATAAATCCGGAACACAGCATAAAAATCATTTCTGGGCATTTATAAGTTGCTATTTTTTCGGTTATCATTACGAGCACCACGATAAACCTTACTTGCCATGGTGGCAGCTCTATAAGGTAAAGGGTTGA
- a CDS encoding 4-hydroxy-3-methylbut-2-enyl diphosphate reductase, translated as MQRLNVTIDSNSGFCFGVVYAIQMAEDILDEQGYLYCLGDIVHNDEEIERLQQRGLRIIDHEQFKELQNEAVLIRAHGEPPETYQTALNNNLTLIDASCPVVLKLQNRIKTSYDKDDQIFIYGKHGHAEVLGLLGQTNNKAVVFESIDELLQHKLPSKITLYSQTTKSTDSFYNIKSQLETKGFEVEANDTICRQVSNRDKELRKFAAQFDKIVFVSGTKSSNGRVLYQVCKNTNPNTYFISKADELRPEWFNAGDTVGICGATSTPMWLMEQVRDALLQE; from the coding sequence ATGCAGCGCCTGAATGTCACCATCGATTCAAATTCCGGATTTTGCTTTGGGGTAGTATATGCTATCCAGATGGCAGAAGATATTCTGGATGAACAGGGCTATCTTTATTGCCTGGGTGACATTGTGCATAACGATGAAGAAATTGAGCGACTGCAGCAGCGCGGGCTACGCATTATTGATCATGAGCAGTTTAAAGAACTACAAAACGAAGCTGTACTGATCAGGGCGCATGGCGAACCCCCTGAAACGTATCAGACTGCACTTAACAACAACCTTACACTGATAGATGCCAGCTGCCCTGTAGTGCTTAAATTGCAGAATCGAATTAAAACCTCCTACGACAAAGACGATCAGATTTTTATCTACGGCAAACATGGCCACGCCGAAGTGCTTGGTTTGTTAGGACAGACCAATAACAAGGCCGTGGTTTTTGAAAGTATAGACGAACTGCTCCAGCACAAACTGCCTTCAAAAATTACGCTTTACAGCCAAACCACTAAAAGTACTGATAGCTTTTATAACATTAAAAGTCAGCTCGAAACCAAGGGGTTTGAAGTAGAAGCAAATGATACGATCTGCAGGCAGGTCTCAAACCGCGATAAAGAACTGCGAAAATTTGCTGCTCAGTTCGATAAGATTGTATTCGTCTCAGGTACCAAGTCATCAAATGGGCGGGTACTGTACCAGGTATGCAAAAACACAAACCCGAATACATACTTTATTTCAAAAGCCGACGAACTCAGACCCGAGTGGTTTAACGCCGGAGATACTGTAGGTATATGTGGAGCAACATCTACACCCATGTGGCTAATGGAGCAAGTGCGTGATGCTTTGCTGCAAGAATAA
- a CDS encoding lycopene cyclase domain-containing protein, whose protein sequence is MYIYLYLNIFTILFPLLLSFDRKVAFYRNWPALLPAILVNAAVFIVWDALFTKNGIWGFNEEYLTGIYLVGLPLEEILFFITVPYACVFIYDVLNAYISKDLLQPYAKSIALVLILALPAIAVFNMERWYTSITFMFLAMLHLVHLRFFQTKYLGRFYLAYLVHLVPFLLVNGVLTYLPVVWYNDAYNLGLRIVTIPVEDTMYSMLMLLLTISVYEGLRQRRTVKQYQPLTV, encoded by the coding sequence GTGTACATCTACCTATACCTGAACATATTTACCATTCTGTTTCCGCTGCTGCTCTCATTCGACAGAAAAGTAGCTTTTTACAGAAACTGGCCGGCTTTACTACCTGCTATACTTGTAAATGCCGCAGTATTTATAGTTTGGGATGCACTTTTTACTAAAAATGGTATCTGGGGTTTTAATGAAGAATACCTGACTGGAATTTACCTGGTTGGCTTGCCCCTGGAAGAGATCCTGTTCTTTATAACAGTGCCATATGCGTGTGTCTTTATTTACGATGTATTGAATGCTTACATAAGCAAAGACCTGCTGCAACCTTACGCTAAAAGCATAGCACTGGTGTTGATACTTGCGCTGCCAGCGATAGCCGTTTTCAACATGGAGCGCTGGTATACTTCTATTACTTTTATGTTTCTGGCCATGCTGCACCTGGTACATCTGCGCTTCTTCCAAACAAAGTATTTAGGCCGCTTTTACCTGGCTTACCTGGTGCATTTGGTGCCGTTTCTGCTGGTAAATGGTGTGCTTACCTATTTGCCTGTAGTATGGTATAACGATGCCTATAACCTGGGTCTTCGCATCGTAACAATACCTGTAGAAGATACCATGTACTCTATGCTGATGCTGTTGTTAACTATCTCTGTTTATGAAGGTTTGCGACAGCGACGGACGGTAAAACAATATCAGCCTTTAACTGTATAA
- a CDS encoding phytoene/squalene synthase family protein — protein MDLFKQTCLKCSKVVTEAYSTSFTLGIKTLDAKFHFPIYAIYGFVRCADEIVDTFHEYDKQALLQEFKEQTYKAIETGISLNPVLHAFQCVVNEYKIDHAYIEAFLRSMEMDLEEQQYDHQLYDDYIYGSAEVVGLMCLKVFCEGDNEMFKRLKKPACSLGSAFQKVNFLRDMQSDYLERGRVYFPKVEFTQFNNISKAEIEADICQDFEDAYKGIMELPRTARLGVYLAYKYYMKLFRKIQNLPATHILKQRVRVPDNTKLALLVSSYLRYRLNAI, from the coding sequence ATGGATTTATTTAAACAGACCTGCCTGAAGTGCAGCAAAGTAGTTACAGAAGCTTACAGTACTTCGTTTACGTTGGGTATCAAAACACTTGATGCTAAGTTTCATTTTCCGATCTATGCCATTTATGGTTTTGTGCGTTGCGCTGATGAGATTGTTGATACTTTTCATGAATATGACAAGCAGGCTTTGTTGCAGGAATTTAAAGAGCAGACCTATAAGGCCATAGAAACAGGTATAAGTCTGAACCCGGTGCTGCACGCCTTTCAGTGCGTTGTAAATGAGTATAAAATAGATCATGCCTATATCGAGGCTTTCCTGAGAAGTATGGAAATGGACCTGGAAGAGCAGCAATACGATCATCAGCTTTACGATGACTATATCTATGGCTCTGCCGAGGTGGTAGGATTAATGTGCCTGAAGGTTTTTTGTGAAGGCGACAACGAAATGTTTAAACGCCTGAAAAAGCCAGCGTGCAGTTTAGGCTCTGCCTTTCAGAAAGTGAACTTCCTGCGCGATATGCAAAGCGACTATCTGGAGCGGGGCCGTGTATATTTCCCTAAAGTAGAGTTCACACAATTTAATAACATCAGTAAAGCAGAAATAGAAGCAGATATCTGCCAGGATTTTGAAGATGCCTATAAAGGGATAATGGAATTGCCCCGAACAGCACGGCTGGGAGTGTACCTGGCCTACAAGTATTACATGAAGCTCTTCCGCAAAATACAGAACCTGCCTGCAACCCACATACTTAAACAACGCGTAAGAGTACCTGATAACACAAAGCTGGCCCTGTTGGTCAGTTCATATCTCAGGTATAGACTAAACGCAATTTAA
- a CDS encoding phytoene desaturase family protein translates to MEEKNVIVIGAGFSGLSAATSLADKGYKVTVLEKNSTPGGRARSYTAQGFTFDMGPSWYWMPDVFESYFQKFGKSTTDYYKLTRLDPSYTVVFGKDDFVDVPASLEELKALFERWEPGSAHQLDRFLKQAAYKYEVGINQLVYKPGRSVAEFINLRLLLDVLRMDVFQSFHKHIRSFFSHPKIIKLMEFPILFLGALPENTPALYSLMNYADISLGTWYPMGGMHKIIEGMVQLAQEKGVEFKYNQVVQEIQVSAGIATRVITATDVFETDVIVASADYHHVEKNLLPEQYQSYTEAYWNTRVMAPSSLIFYLGINKRLKNLRHHNLFFDEDFGPHAREIYTDPKWPTKPLFYVSAPSVTDPSVAPEGCENLFILIPVAPDLQDTDEMREKYYKLVMDRLEKLTNQQIRHNVIYKRSYAHNDFIQDYNAFKGNAYGLANTLLQTALLKPSLKSKKIKNLFYTGQLTVPGPGVPPSLISGQVVATEVAKEFRSPVVI, encoded by the coding sequence ATGGAAGAAAAAAATGTAATAGTAATTGGAGCTGGTTTTTCCGGTTTGTCGGCGGCTACAAGCTTAGCTGACAAAGGCTATAAGGTGACTGTGCTGGAAAAGAACAGCACGCCCGGCGGCCGCGCCAGAAGTTATACTGCCCAAGGCTTTACATTTGATATGGGACCCAGCTGGTACTGGATGCCGGATGTGTTTGAATCTTATTTCCAAAAGTTTGGTAAAAGCACGACAGATTACTACAAGCTAACCCGCCTGGATCCGTCTTACACAGTTGTTTTTGGTAAAGATGATTTTGTAGATGTGCCGGCCTCGTTAGAAGAACTAAAAGCACTTTTTGAGAGATGGGAGCCAGGTAGTGCGCACCAACTTGACCGGTTCTTAAAACAGGCTGCCTATAAATATGAAGTAGGTATAAACCAGTTGGTATACAAACCCGGTCGCTCAGTTGCTGAGTTCATAAACCTGCGTTTACTGCTGGATGTGTTGCGGATGGATGTTTTCCAGTCTTTCCATAAGCATATCCGTAGTTTCTTCTCGCACCCCAAGATCATCAAGTTAATGGAGTTTCCTATACTTTTCCTGGGAGCTCTGCCTGAAAATACGCCTGCACTTTATAGTTTAATGAACTATGCTGACATCAGCCTGGGTACCTGGTACCCTATGGGAGGGATGCACAAGATAATTGAAGGCATGGTACAGCTGGCTCAGGAGAAAGGAGTGGAGTTTAAATATAACCAGGTTGTACAGGAAATCCAGGTATCGGCAGGTATAGCTACCCGTGTTATTACAGCCACTGATGTTTTTGAAACGGATGTTATAGTTGCCAGCGCCGATTACCACCATGTAGAGAAAAACCTGTTGCCGGAGCAATACCAAAGCTATACGGAAGCGTATTGGAACACTCGCGTAATGGCGCCATCCTCGCTGATCTTTTACCTGGGCATTAACAAACGCCTGAAAAACCTCCGCCACCATAACCTATTCTTCGACGAAGATTTCGGGCCACATGCCCGCGAAATCTATACTGATCCGAAGTGGCCGACCAAGCCCTTATTTTATGTGTCAGCACCATCTGTCACCGACCCTAGTGTAGCTCCCGAGGGTTGTGAGAACCTGTTTATACTTATACCGGTTGCCCCGGATCTGCAGGACACAGATGAAATGCGCGAGAAGTATTATAAGCTGGTAATGGACCGTTTGGAGAAGCTTACCAACCAGCAAATACGTCATAACGTAATATATAAGCGCAGTTATGCACACAACGATTTTATACAAGATTATAACGCCTTTAAAGGCAATGCCTATGGTTTAGCAAACACCCTTCTGCAAACCGCGCTGCTTAAGCCAAGCCTGAAAAGCAAAAAAATAAAGAACTTGTTTTATACCGGACAGTTAACAGTGCCCGGACCAGGTGTGCCACCATCCCTTATATCAGGGCAGGTGGTAGCAACGGAAGTGGCGAAGGAATTCAGGTCACCTGTAGTAATATAA
- a CDS encoding RNA polymerase sigma factor yields the protein MTAIEFSNLIQRVTQSLRPVAFNLTRDADDAKDLVQETMLKALMNREKFKTGTNLKAWLYTIMRNTFINNYNKITKRSSNIDSSEYLQYLNTDENYITQNKGTSTFVMNDINKAIASLSEEHRTPFMMYYIGYKYTEIAEKLQIPIGTVKNRIHIARKELKQSLKVYRQNA from the coding sequence ATGACAGCGATAGAATTTAGTAACCTGATACAGCGTGTAACGCAATCTCTTCGGCCTGTGGCTTTTAACCTCACCCGTGATGCAGATGATGCCAAGGACCTGGTACAAGAAACAATGCTGAAGGCCCTGATGAACCGTGAAAAGTTTAAGACTGGTACTAACCTGAAAGCATGGCTTTATACCATTATGCGCAACACGTTCATCAACAACTATAACAAGATCACTAAGCGCAGCAGCAATATCGACAGCTCAGAGTACCTTCAGTACCTGAACACTGATGAAAATTACATCACGCAAAACAAAGGCACGTCGACTTTCGTCATGAACGATATTAATAAAGCTATCGCCAGTCTCAGCGAAGAACATCGCACTCCTTTTATGATGTACTACATCGGTTATAAGTACACTGAAATTGCTGAGAAACTGCAGATCCCGATTGGTACAGTTAAAAACAGGATACACATTGCGCGCAAAGAACTGAAGCAATCTCTTAAAGTATACCGCCAGAACGCATAA
- a CDS encoding MerR family transcriptional regulator: MAQYTIKELEHLSGIKAHTIRIWEQRYNILCPKRTETNIRYYDDKDLKTLLNVSLLNEKGYKISKIAQMQPEQMIEKVQQLCEIPGECSQHINNMMAAMLDLDEEAFDKAISTVSLQLGFAEAMNRLIYPFLHKIGILWQTGNITPAHEHFVSNLIRQKLIVAIDGQVVRRQPGASSYLLYLPEGELHELALLYMNYVIRMHNQHVIYMGQNLPFSDLELTYSLSKPEFICTVLTSAPERDQVQNYLYKLAQRFPETTIYIYGLLVQQEQLQFPENVKRLACMREFTKLFS, from the coding sequence ATGGCGCAGTACACCATTAAAGAACTGGAACATCTTTCGGGCATTAAAGCCCATACTATCCGGATTTGGGAACAGCGGTATAACATCCTGTGCCCCAAGCGTACGGAAACCAACATCAGGTACTACGATGACAAGGACCTGAAAACTCTCCTAAACGTATCATTGCTGAACGAGAAGGGTTACAAAATCTCTAAAATAGCCCAAATGCAGCCGGAGCAAATGATAGAGAAAGTACAGCAGCTTTGCGAAATTCCCGGCGAGTGCTCTCAGCACATCAATAACATGATGGCAGCAATGCTGGATCTGGATGAAGAGGCTTTTGATAAAGCGATCTCTACCGTATCGCTTCAACTAGGTTTTGCAGAAGCTATGAACAGGCTGATTTATCCTTTCCTGCACAAGATCGGGATACTTTGGCAAACCGGTAATATTACGCCTGCCCACGAACATTTTGTTAGTAACCTGATCCGCCAGAAGCTTATAGTTGCTATCGATGGTCAGGTAGTGCGCCGTCAGCCGGGGGCTTCGTCATACCTGTTATACTTACCGGAAGGTGAACTGCATGAACTGGCACTACTCTATATGAACTACGTGATCCGGATGCACAACCAGCACGTAATTTATATGGGACAAAACCTGCCATTCTCAGACCTGGAGCTTACGTATAGCTTATCAAAACCCGAATTTATCTGCACGGTACTTACATCGGCTCCCGAGCGTGACCAGGTACAGAATTACCTGTATAAACTGGCCCAGCGCTTCCCGGAAACCACAATTTACATTTATGGCTTATTGGTGCAGCAGGAGCAGCTTCAGTTCCCTGAAAATGTAAAACGTTTAGCCTGCATGAGAGAATTTACAAAACTGTTTAGTTAA
- a CDS encoding sterol desaturase family protein, translated as MLTGIGIMLLTFVAMEVVAWAMHKYVLHGFLWFLHKSHHTRHQHTFEWNDLFFAWYGTLAMLFFIFGSEPLDYRFWIGAGITLYGIAYFLIHDVFIHRRIKAFGRTSNVYLKALNMAHKVHHKVAGKYGSESFGMLWVSPRYFKAASEVVRKREQDKHGAVHH; from the coding sequence ATGCTGACAGGAATCGGAATCATGCTCTTAACTTTTGTGGCAATGGAAGTCGTGGCCTGGGCCATGCACAAGTACGTGCTGCACGGTTTTTTATGGTTCCTGCACAAATCGCATCACACCCGGCACCAGCACACATTTGAATGGAATGACCTGTTTTTTGCTTGGTATGGCACATTGGCAATGCTGTTCTTTATTTTCGGCAGCGAACCATTGGATTATAGGTTTTGGATCGGGGCAGGCATTACATTATATGGCATTGCCTATTTTCTGATCCATGATGTATTTATTCACAGACGGATAAAAGCGTTTGGTCGTACGTCTAATGTTTATCTAAAAGCATTAAACATGGCGCATAAGGTACATCATAAAGTAGCCGGAAAGTATGGGTCAGAGTCGTTTGGAATGTTGTGGGTGTCGCCAAGATATTTTAAGGCAGCAAGTGAAGTAGTAAGAAAACGAGAACAGGATAAACATGGCGCAGTACACCATTAA
- a CDS encoding enoyl-CoA hydratase/isomerase family protein, with protein sequence MDFVHYDVLDRVGYITLARAEKRNALNYEVVSELKRAFAAAEEDEACKVVVLRAEGKVFCAGADLEYIQKLQDNDYQENLADSTHLMELFRLIYTLKKVVIAQIHGHAIAGGCGLAAICDFGFTVPEAKFGYTEVKIGFIPAIVKVFLLRKIGESRAKQLLLTGDLVSAIEAEQYGLVNYIVPAAELEQRVFAFAQKLCIENSRQSMEVTKEMIARVQEMSLEEGLQYAAEMNAVARGSEDCQRGIAAFLNKEPINW encoded by the coding sequence ATGGACTTCGTGCACTATGACGTGCTTGACAGAGTTGGTTACATCACGCTTGCCAGAGCAGAGAAAAGAAATGCCCTTAACTACGAAGTGGTATCGGAACTGAAGCGTGCTTTTGCTGCCGCGGAAGAAGATGAAGCCTGTAAAGTAGTGGTGTTACGTGCAGAAGGTAAAGTGTTTTGTGCCGGCGCTGACCTGGAATATATTCAGAAACTGCAGGATAACGATTACCAGGAAAATCTTGCCGATTCTACGCACCTGATGGAGCTTTTCCGCCTGATTTATACTTTAAAGAAAGTCGTGATTGCCCAGATACATGGCCATGCTATTGCTGGTGGCTGTGGTTTGGCTGCTATCTGTGATTTCGGGTTTACCGTACCGGAAGCGAAGTTTGGCTACACCGAAGTTAAGATCGGATTTATACCTGCTATAGTTAAAGTGTTCCTGCTGCGCAAAATAGGGGAGTCAAGGGCCAAGCAACTGTTGCTTACCGGCGACCTGGTGTCAGCAATTGAGGCAGAGCAATATGGTTTGGTAAACTACATAGTGCCGGCAGCAGAACTGGAGCAGCGTGTTTTTGCCTTTGCCCAGAAACTATGCATAGAGAATTCGCGACAGTCGATGGAAGTAACAAAGGAAATGATAGCACGCGTGCAGGAAATGAGCCTGGAAGAAGGGTTGCAATATGCTGCCGAAATGAATGCGGTAGCGCGTGGCTCCGAAGATTGCCAGCGTGGTATAGCTGCATTCCTGAATAAAGAGCCTATCAATTGGTAA
- a CDS encoding TetR/AcrR family transcriptional regulator, which translates to MSRKEQIEQTATALFKNRGFSATSMRDLANQLGIEAASIYSHIKSKEEILQRVCFRMANEFFEAIDNADVRHASASERLQTAITAHVKVLTKNTEASAVFLHEWRHLSEPHHAEFLALRNRYEEHFREMIREGIKAGEFKVPDEKFAVLTILSALNWIHTWFKPEGKMNAEEIAANLATMLLNGLKQT; encoded by the coding sequence TTGAGCAGAAAAGAACAGATAGAACAAACCGCAACTGCACTCTTTAAAAACAGGGGCTTTTCGGCTACGTCTATGCGCGACCTGGCTAACCAGCTGGGTATCGAAGCTGCCAGCATTTACTCCCATATAAAGTCTAAGGAAGAGATTCTGCAGCGGGTTTGTTTTAGAATGGCCAATGAGTTTTTCGAAGCTATAGACAATGCTGATGTACGCCATGCTTCTGCTTCTGAGAGACTACAGACTGCCATTACAGCGCACGTAAAAGTGCTGACCAAAAACACGGAGGCATCAGCTGTATTCCTGCACGAGTGGCGCCACCTGAGCGAGCCGCATCACGCTGAGTTTCTGGCACTACGTAACCGCTACGAAGAGCACTTTAGAGAAATGATCCGGGAAGGAATTAAAGCCGGCGAGTTTAAAGTGCCTGATGAGAAATTTGCTGTTTTAACTATACTTTCTGCGCTGAACTGGATACACACCTGGTTTAAGCCCGAAGGAAAAATGAATGCTGAAGAAATTGCCGCTAACTTGGCAACTATGCTACTAAACGGACTGAAACAAACTTAA